In Treponema denticola, one genomic interval encodes:
- a CDS encoding tetratricopeptide repeat protein has protein sequence MSSNLNIIMEQANSAILSRDYDFAEKILLNQLKKTKKTPDEYYKLKTMLGKLYIRSGEIKKGLEVYKELNSLNPNDVEILNNLGVIYRHLELYNESVVILEKAKAIDSKNETTLYNLGNTYKQKGDYQQALKSFLKVLEIKPDDALAYNHLGSVYFLCKEYQKALDAYKIGLKVDPNHPFLNFNLAELYKTQKLYKEAVNSYQAALKTKPNWYDALVSIADCYVEMGELQKAIEAYKTIIDSNGKSENSLTKLAELYEKNNEYKKAEDFYKKAISLNEYFLPAVLDYSNMLKSQKRYFDAYNILINNKDKHADNKELMLSTADVCLMLEDYSKAKEILNNLSAKIKGDKEILKMQGKLFSVLGDTKKAEQIFEHLLQISPSEINLRSELADLYLHNDKYKEAADELTKYLNEKPQEISARLKLGQAYEQMQKYDLAKNEYNKIIKNDSKNTDALTAILKLNEKEGNTADAVKLANDIVDIQTDNMDNDNINSLSESVQLYEDAVRSYGNDGILNKNLEKLRPPQEELDMSLEPEFNEPGDLNFENDEELTLSESFESMPDLEMPFNDLIELADDEAMQRDEDDESLESLVYVDAPIDDSPELKDEYETLEFGSPLGGNSSKNDIPEEEFQLPDTFAPAQNESKPQNPQMPNEAYQEPYNENFDEQPYRPQQRMSPQKPDADIAPQSAVSLEEPEDIYADSGIQKEAGGAANPVHAPKNSSGSSLSKPQEELNTNDKGIDKPSRPLLEDTPESIDETPELSLEVPEDNEDNDYAIKTDAESAPDSLIPSSFEDPEKSSLIGERKNDNQENLYSTALPHNLKKSPQFEEELDTIESYEIVKLFVYLRDMMDNLPAADLKDFLISNERIQMEYVINKLSGDVGLKRRMILINVKDTLKKAIEPKSSTDKTLKDVLGYLRIVASKLPDKGFASACIIKIDNLIKQIG, from the coding sequence ATGTCGAGTAATTTGAACATTATAATGGAGCAGGCAAATTCGGCTATTCTATCGCGGGATTATGATTTTGCAGAAAAAATTTTACTGAATCAGTTAAAAAAAACAAAAAAAACGCCTGATGAATATTACAAATTAAAAACCATGTTGGGAAAATTATATATTAGATCCGGAGAAATAAAAAAAGGATTGGAAGTTTATAAGGAATTAAATAGTCTTAATCCCAATGATGTAGAAATACTAAATAATTTAGGTGTTATTTATAGACATCTTGAATTATATAATGAATCCGTAGTTATACTTGAAAAGGCTAAAGCGATAGACAGTAAAAATGAAACAACTCTATATAATTTAGGAAATACCTACAAGCAAAAAGGGGATTATCAACAGGCTCTGAAGAGTTTCTTAAAAGTTCTTGAGATAAAACCTGACGATGCTCTTGCATATAACCATTTAGGAAGTGTCTATTTTCTGTGTAAAGAATATCAAAAAGCCTTAGATGCTTATAAAATAGGTTTAAAAGTAGACCCTAATCATCCCTTTTTGAATTTTAATCTTGCTGAATTATATAAAACACAAAAGCTTTATAAAGAAGCAGTCAACTCATATCAAGCCGCTTTAAAAACAAAACCTAACTGGTATGACGCATTAGTTTCTATTGCCGATTGCTATGTTGAGATGGGTGAATTACAAAAAGCTATCGAAGCATATAAAACAATTATCGATTCTAATGGTAAGTCTGAAAATAGTTTAACAAAACTGGCAGAGCTATATGAAAAAAATAATGAATATAAAAAAGCGGAAGATTTTTATAAAAAGGCAATATCGTTAAATGAATATTTTCTGCCGGCAGTTTTGGATTATTCAAATATGCTAAAATCTCAAAAAAGGTATTTTGATGCTTATAATATTTTAATAAATAATAAAGATAAACATGCAGATAATAAAGAACTTATGTTAAGCACGGCTGATGTATGTTTGATGCTGGAAGATTATTCAAAAGCTAAAGAAATATTAAACAACTTGAGTGCTAAAATAAAAGGAGATAAAGAAATACTCAAAATGCAAGGGAAACTTTTTTCCGTATTGGGTGATACAAAAAAAGCTGAACAGATTTTTGAGCATTTACTCCAGATTTCGCCAAGTGAAATAAATTTACGTTCAGAATTGGCAGACCTATATTTACATAATGATAAATACAAAGAAGCGGCGGATGAACTTACAAAATATCTAAATGAAAAACCTCAAGAAATTTCTGCAAGGCTAAAGTTGGGACAAGCTTATGAACAAATGCAAAAATATGATTTGGCAAAAAACGAGTACAATAAAATAATAAAAAATGATTCAAAAAATACGGATGCTCTTACCGCAATTTTAAAATTAAATGAAAAAGAAGGAAATACGGCTGATGCTGTAAAGCTTGCGAATGATATTGTTGATATCCAAACAGATAATATGGATAATGATAATATAAACAGTCTATCCGAATCCGTTCAATTATATGAAGATGCTGTGCGCTCATATGGTAATGACGGTATTCTAAACAAAAATCTTGAAAAACTTCGTCCTCCGCAGGAAGAACTCGATATGAGTCTTGAACCGGAATTTAATGAGCCGGGAGATTTAAATTTTGAAAATGATGAAGAGCTGACTTTAAGCGAAAGTTTTGAATCTATGCCTGACTTAGAAATGCCTTTTAATGATTTAATTGAACTGGCTGACGATGAGGCTATGCAAAGAGACGAGGACGATGAATCTTTAGAAAGCTTGGTCTATGTTGATGCTCCGATTGATGATAGTCCTGAATTAAAGGATGAATATGAAACTCTTGAATTCGGCAGTCCCTTAGGAGGAAATAGCAGTAAAAATGATATTCCTGAAGAAGAATTTCAACTTCCGGATACCTTTGCTCCCGCTCAAAATGAATCTAAACCTCAGAATCCTCAAATGCCGAACGAAGCTTATCAAGAGCCTTATAATGAAAATTTTGATGAACAGCCTTATCGGCCTCAACAAAGGATGAGCCCTCAAAAACCTGATGCTGATATAGCGCCTCAGTCTGCAGTGAGCCTCGAAGAGCCGGAAGATATATATGCGGACAGCGGTATTCAAAAAGAAGCCGGAGGGGCTGCTAATCCTGTCCATGCTCCTAAAAACTCATCCGGCAGCTCTTTAAGTAAACCGCAGGAGGAGCTTAACACAAATGATAAAGGAATCGATAAACCAAGTCGTCCCCTGCTTGAAGATACCCCTGAAAGCATAGATGAAACTCCGGAATTAAGTTTAGAAGTGCCTGAAGATAATGAAGACAACGATTATGCTATTAAAACTGATGCCGAATCCGCTCCTGATTCCCTTATACCTTCTTCATTTGAAGATCCCGAAAAAAGCAGCTTAATCGGAGAGAGAAAAAATGATAATCAGGAAAATCTTTACTCTACAGCCTTACCTCATAATTTAAAAAAATCTCCTCAATTTGAAGAAGAACTTGATACAATTGAAAGCTATGAGATAGTTAAACTCTTTGTCTACTTACGTGATATGATGGACAATCTCCCCGCTGCAGATCTAAAAGATTTTCTTATAAGCAATGAAAGAATTCAGATGGAATATGTTATAAATAAATTATCAGGCGATGTCGGATTAAAGCGCAGAATGATTCTTATAAACGTAAAAGATACGCTTAAAAAAGCAATAGAACCTAAGAGTTCTACCGATAAGACATTAAAAGATGTTCTGGGCTATTTGCGTATAGTGGCCTCTAAGCTTCCTGATAAGGGATTTGCATCAGCCTGCATTATAAAGATAGACAATTTAATCAAACAAATTGGATAA
- a CDS encoding fibronectin type III domain-containing protein, translating to MQIMYKFKLNLRKSYLSGFIFLNILLGTLVSEESSLNFGGVSGWNNLVYTNNVEERDGKFGFRSLGLSSSAQQITEMTDMYLSFDSKDVIEETGAYSVVKSSIVHLDADKAKFGEGAALCTYNSNKESLILKPAKGAFFAGSKILKSFTIEFWLCPQTTESGSTILRWWTSLVDGRKTMYQNIAAGIFNNKMEWSFLNIWQDKNNKGIDVRLSGKSNIIPEIWSHHLITYDDSTGLLEYRMNGRSEGIIYMTDTGRESNQILYSVLGTSSDVLVGLNYSGLLDELKVTNFFSKFGMPWEISSLFEKYPAEGGRIETNIIDTGGNKSRPLILKAHYEQPEQTDTEFFIRAADSPFNWSGTYPEWKSIKPNTPIKNISGRFFQIACDIYPNASGLKSPLIHSFSLEYEKDNPPLPPVKIIARASDSSVELFWAPSIDADVKGYLIYFGNRNGEYLDSNSPINAGNVTNYKIENLQNGKLYFFSIAAYDEENGEHAGDTSKEVWARPLQSKKEVTNVE from the coding sequence GTGCAGATTATGTATAAATTTAAATTAAATTTGCGAAAAAGCTATTTATCAGGTTTTATATTTTTAAATATTCTCTTGGGCACCCTTGTTTCTGAAGAAAGTTCATTGAATTTTGGAGGGGTATCAGGTTGGAATAATTTAGTTTATACCAATAATGTGGAAGAAAGGGACGGCAAATTCGGTTTTAGATCTTTAGGGCTTTCATCCTCTGCTCAACAAATTACCGAAATGACGGATATGTATTTAAGCTTTGATTCTAAAGATGTTATTGAAGAAACCGGAGCTTACAGTGTAGTAAAATCTTCCATTGTTCATCTTGATGCCGATAAAGCAAAATTCGGAGAAGGGGCAGCCCTTTGTACTTATAATTCAAACAAGGAAAGTCTTATCTTAAAGCCGGCAAAGGGAGCTTTTTTTGCAGGATCAAAAATATTAAAATCATTTACTATAGAATTCTGGCTATGCCCACAAACTACCGAGAGCGGAAGCACTATCTTACGGTGGTGGACATCCCTGGTTGACGGCAGAAAAACTATGTACCAAAATATTGCTGCCGGTATTTTTAACAATAAAATGGAGTGGTCATTTTTAAATATATGGCAAGATAAAAATAATAAAGGAATAGATGTCAGGCTCTCAGGAAAATCGAATATAATCCCGGAAATTTGGAGTCATCATCTTATTACATATGATGATAGCACAGGCCTTTTAGAATATAGAATGAATGGAAGATCGGAAGGTATTATTTATATGACCGATACGGGCAGGGAGAGCAATCAAATCCTATATTCGGTTTTAGGGACATCTTCCGATGTTCTAGTAGGCTTAAATTATTCCGGATTACTGGATGAACTTAAAGTAACTAACTTTTTTTCCAAATTCGGGATGCCTTGGGAAATTTCTTCCCTATTTGAAAAATATCCGGCTGAGGGCGGACGAATTGAAACCAACATAATAGATACCGGCGGGAATAAGTCGCGGCCTCTTATTTTAAAAGCCCATTATGAACAGCCTGAGCAAACCGATACGGAGTTTTTTATCAGAGCGGCCGATAGTCCTTTTAATTGGAGTGGGACATATCCGGAATGGAAGAGCATAAAACCTAATACTCCGATAAAAAATATCTCCGGAAGATTTTTTCAAATTGCATGTGATATTTATCCGAATGCATCAGGTCTTAAATCTCCATTGATCCATTCTTTTTCTTTAGAATATGAAAAAGACAACCCGCCTCTTCCTCCCGTAAAGATTATTGCAAGAGCTTCTGACTCATCGGTGGAACTTTTTTGGGCACCTTCAATAGATGCGGATGTAAAAGGCTATTTAATATATTTCGGGAATAGAAATGGAGAATATCTTGATTCGAATTCTCCCATCAATGCAGGAAATGTAACAAATTATAAGATAGAGAATTTACAAAACGGTAAATTATACTTTTTTTCGATTGCTGCTTATGATGAAGAAAATGGGGAACATGCAGGTGATACATCAAAAGAAGTCTGGGCCAGACCTCTTCAAAGTAAAAAGGAAGTAACAAATGTCGAGTAA